Part of the Betaproteobacteria bacterium genome, CAGACCCGCAGGCAGGCCATGGATGAGGTGATTGACTGGATGACTTTCTACAACCACCGCAGATTGCATTCAACCTTAGGGTGTGTCAGTCCCATGCAGTTTGAACAAAACTGGCACGCGGCACAGTTCAAAAAGGCCGCATAATCGGGCTGCTAAGATGTACGTCAAACAGGGGCAAGTTCACCAAGAGGCTAAGGGTGGGAAGCGCGCGCGATGTTTAGGGCCTGAAGATCGGCCGCGGTGTCCACATCCTGCAGGACGCCTGGGTCCGAGACCTCGATCCGCAGAACATCTTCCGCGCTCGCCTGAATGAGTGACCGGGCACCGGCATCACCTGTAAGCTGCCGCAACCGAGATTGGAGGTGGCGCGGAAATCCCACCGGATGCCCGCGCCTACCCTCATATTCCGGTAAGACGATTCTTTGCTGGCTACCCAACTCTCTTGCGATGATCTCTATGGTGCGAGGGTGAATGGCAGGCATATCGCCCAGGGCGACCACCCACCCTTGCGCGTCTTGGGTACTTGCAACGGCACTGGCCAAGCTGTGTCCCATGCCCAGCCGCGCATCCTTGCTTGAGATGACTTGAACG contains:
- a CDS encoding IS3 family transposase, which codes for QTRRQAMDEVIDWMTFYNHRRLHSTLGCVSPMQFEQNWHAAQFKKAA
- a CDS encoding nucleotidyltransferase family protein yields the protein MVGILLAAGAGTRFGGRKLLQPLPDGVPVGVRSLRNLKSAMKRVVAVVREGDEELAEVLRAEDVQVISSKDARLGMGHSLASAVASTQDAQGWVVALGDMPAIHPRTIEIIARELGSQQRIVLPEYEGRRGHPVGFPRHLQSRLRQLTGDAGARSLIQASAEDVLRIEVSDPGVLQDVDTAADLQALNIARASHP